The Peromyscus eremicus chromosome 2, PerEre_H2_v1, whole genome shotgun sequence genome includes the window ATTGTTATATCAAGACTTCAaaaatttgggggctggagagagagagagctcagcagttaaagagcaaTGACcgctctctcagaggaccctggttcaattcccagcacatggcagctcacaacggtctataactccagttccagaggatctgatatccTTACACACAAGAGAAGctgaaagctaaaaaaaaaaaagatgccaggcggtggaggtgcacgcctttaatcccagcactcaggaggcagagccaggaggatctctgtgagttggaggccagcctggtctacagagcgagatccaagacaggcaccaaaactacacaaagaaaccctgtcttgggggggggggggggaagacttcaaaaattagaaattttaatattaatcagcggagttctgataagctattgACCTAGACCTGGTAAAGCACTGGCTACTATTATAGTCACAGGCTCaaattttttaacttcttttggtTGTTTCCTAATACAGACTTAGAAGTATTTCTCACTGTGCTGAAAACATCTTTGGCTTATAGACATTTGTTAACTGCTTTTTTCTACAAGGAGGACTTCAGTGAAGATTACAAATAGTTGTAATGCTaaaattttcatctttttataaactttaaaaaaattcatgtaagcttcagGGAGTCAAGACTTGGATCCACCTATGAGAGGTCAACCAGACTCCAAATAAGTATTCCTGTCAATCAACAGCTTAACCTTTCCTGCCTAATGCCTATCCCTGAGTGCTagagatgctgtgaatgtgttgctctgattggttgataaataaaacactgattggccagtagccaggcaggaagtataatgtaggcgggataaggagagaggagaattctgagagatagaaggctaagtcaggagatgctgccagccaccgctgccatgagaagcaagatgtaaggtaccagtaagccacaagccatgtggcaacttatagatgaatagaaatgggttaatttaagatataagaactagatagcaagaagtctgagccattaggccaaacagtttaaataatgtaagtgtctgtgtgtttatttgggtctgagacTGAGCGGGACTGGAGAGAACTCCAGCTACACCTGAAGATgggctctctccttcctctggtcTGTGACTccttccaccaccaccccttgcCCCCAACTACCAGGACCACAGGTCTGGAAGTTTCAAGTCTAAACCCAAGATAAAGATTCTCCCCTAAGCCCCCTATCTCTACCTTCTGCTCCTAGCCTCTATCTGTCCTCGCAGATTTCCAAACAACTACAGAATGCAAAGTGCTCCAAACATGCCAGCCTCAGGTGGTCCTTCAGAACCAGCAAAgcctggacttgctgaaagctgatgtaaACTAAACGCTGCTGACAGAATTTCTGACAGGCTCAAGCTTTGGACTAGCATTCCAGCTTCAAAGCAGCCTAGCCTCCCCTACTCCCCCAGCCTTAAACCAACATTCCAGCCTTCTTGGTCTCCGACAACAATGTCCTAATTTCAGCTAAGAAGCAGTTACAGAAGAGATTACATTGCCTCTTATCACAAACAAAAGGCTGGAACATAAGGTTCAAATTCTGGCAGTTCCCCTCCACCAAAGAAGTCAATTCCTTATCACAGGCAGAAGGGACAAGCGGCTATCTGTGGTGCTCCTTAGCTATCAAAGCACATGCCCATCTACATGTTCCCTCactatcacaagtacctgttataCATTTCAGAGTCTATGCTGGCATCCTGGCTCTTCTCACCCCACTGCtcaccctaaacttctccagctcagaAGCTTCCCTCCCCACAGCTTCAACTGCTCTTTCCACTATGTCCTCTCTTGACCCCCTCTGTCTCggtcatctttctctttctcactctacccatctctctcttctcatgACCAAGTCTaatctgctggccatgttcagcctagagttttctctctctgctctggatgcatccagatgcctctggctacaCTCTCCCTCAtaactacaataaaaaccttcctctCAGGCATGGTCATGTTGTCAGTTTACACACTCTGCAGAACTGCACTCACAGTATACATTCACAGACATAAGTAATttttaagggaaaaagaaagaataaaaggaaaagagtcactgttatcctaatactcaaaaaaaaaaaaaaaaaaaaaaaccaaccaactacaGGAAGATATGGGTTCCAGAGCCCTTACCTGTGTGAGGGCGGAGCACTCCACATACTTGACCGCCTTCAGATCCCGGGCCAGCTTTTCGGCAGTCTCTGGAGTGATAGGCTTCTGTTTGTTCTTGGCAAGTTTCTCAATAGTAGAGGGGTCATCTCTGAGATCAATTTGGGTCCCAACAAGCAAGAAAGGAGTCTTTGGACAGTGGTGAGTTATCTCAGGCACCCACTAAAAGGAAGGTTTCAAAATGCTTTTGTCAATCTGCAAGCCTCTTAAACTGTTAACAGGGCAACAGAAAGAACATCTGTACAGGGGAAAGAGTCTAACTCaccttttctttcacattttcaaATGAGGATGGAGAAACCACTGAAAAACATACTAGAAAAACATCTGTTTGTGGGTAACTCAGCGGTCGTAGTCTgtcataatcctcctgccctaAAGAAAAAGTTAGGAGAAGTCAGCAACTGAAATCTGATGGCCACATGGCATTAAAATCACAGGTCTAATAAAAGGAAATTCACAGGTCAAGAGCTAAGGCAACAGCTCTTTAGTAGGTATTGagtacctagcatgcacagagccctgagttcaaccctATACCACattaaaaccaggcatggttgacacaaaactataatctcagcactagggagacagaagcaggaaggttGAGTGTGCGCCAGTCTGAGCAACATGAGACCATGAGACCaggtaccaccaccaccccctcaaAAAAGTCAAAGATGGATAGGGCAGAGCTAGCAAGAtcactcagtggataaaggtagtGCCATGAGTTAGGCTACCatgcctaacaacctgagttccatccccaggaaacAGATAGTAAAAGGAAAGAACTAACTACCCTAAGTTTACCCCCTCTTGACCTTAAAAAACACATATGCTATGGCATGCACTTCCtcataaggaaaaaaattttttaaataaaactttaaaggaaaagaaatggatagtGGAACACACACCCataaactcagcactcaggaggcagaggcaggagaatcacaagtttgagaccagcctggtctacaaagcaagatctaaACCAGTCAAAATGACATAGCAAAACtcttatttcaaaaaacaaagggGGGGAGGTGGGGATAACAGCTCTGTCAATGCTTCAAGTGTACAGTTCATAGTATACTGGCCATTAGCAACAAAGCAAGTTATCTATCAAAGGTGTGACTTAGTATTATATGCTGTTTGGACAATACTCCTGAGGTAATTCTATTACATATGTCAATAACTTAAATGGCAAGGAAATTGGAgtattatttgcttttattttcaatttttagttctttattagtAACTCAATAAAAAAAAGTAGTAACAATAAACTACTGCTACAAGTGTGAttcaaaaaaaattcaaatctaCTTCTGGTTATGTAACAATCACAGTGAAACCACCTAACAAAATACTAATCTCAGTAAAGCTCTTAGTGAAGACAACCTCTATCCATAATAACAATCAAACTAAGCCCAATACTTGCCATGTGCATGTTAAAGCCAATATCTGAAACTGGAAAGGCCTAAGAAAAATGAACTTGGCAAGAATCAATAGATatgtaaaaaaagaataaaatacttaggaATTAACCAGGAAAATGAAAAGGGCAAAAAGTAAAGAAGCCCCAAGAATTGGAAAGACATCCTATACTTACATGCTAGATGATCAAATATTAAGATACCGTCAATTCTACCCTACATATCCAATGGTAGAAGAccctatttttttatttcaaagcttaaaaaatgggggtggagagggactcagcagtaaagagcacttgttgctcttccagaggacttgggtttgattcccagcaaccacacagtggttcacaaccatctgtaactccagctccagggatccaatgccagCTTCTGACCTCTGGAGGCACTAAGCATGCACATGATGTGCATAcattcatgtaggcaaaatacccacatacACCAAAAAATGAAcagttctaatttttaaaaaccttactAAAAGGCTACAGTGAGCAAAAGAATATAATACTGAGTTAAAGACAAATAGACCAAGGAAAAAGAAGAgccagaaataaataatacaaaacaatTTTGACAAGGATCcaatagtaaataaaaagtaCTAGGAAAACTGGGTAGTCACAAAAATAATGAAGTTGGGCCCTTATCtaatattacacagaaaaattaactcaaaatggatcaaagacctaaacctGAAAACTCTCAGAAAACCTAGAGCAGACCTTCATAGCGTCATGCCTGACAATTActggggggagaggagggcaTTAATAACACCAAAAGTACAGGAACCAAAGACAAAGTAAATAGATTAGACTTCATGAAAATGTAACATTTTTATGCATCAAAAGCCAGTATCaatgagctggagagaaggctcagtggttaagagcattggctgtatttccagagcacccaggttcaattcccaatacccacatggaggttcacaactgtcagtaactccaattccaagggatccaatgacttcttttgacctccacaggccctgcacgcacgtggtgcacagaaatgcatgcaagcaaaacacccatacacagacaaaattttttttaatttttttttttatataaaggaGTATCGAGAGAGtacatatttatttctctgtgtatccttggctgtcctggaacttgctctgtagaccaagctgacctcaaattcacagagatctgcctgcctctgcccagttctgggattaaagacatgtgccaccacccagcagaaCAGTATAATTTACTGGCAGGTGCTTACCTCATCTATATCAGGCCCTAGGCTCAAATCCAAACTCATCCCTCAAAAGGACTGTATCAGCACAGTAAAAAGGCAAtccaggagctggaaagatggttcagcagttaagagcactggctgctcttctggaggactagAATTTGgtgcccagcaccacatggcaactcacaaccatctgtaactccagttccaggggatacaacacACTCTTTTAGCTTCAACAGGCATTGCATGAATGtggtgcagagacacacatgcaggcaaaacacccatatacataaaataaaaataaaatctggaaaaaaaattatagtgatccagagaatgggagaaatagccTGCAAATCCTGATCTGGATGAGAGATTATCTACAGAACTCCTAATATTCAACCAAATTACAAACAAATCCAAttcataaaaaagtaaaaaaaattttaaaaaatttaaaaagccagaggactcacatttctccaaagaaaatacAACCCTCACACATTATTGGCAGGAACATAAGTTGGCACAGTTCTTGAAAAGAGGCTCCTAAAATAACTAAAAACAGAATTTTCACACTATCCAGCAACTCCACTTATAGGTATACACAGCTACAAGAACTGAAAGCAGGGTCTCAAAGAAGGATTTGTAAACCTATGTTCATATCAACGTTACTGACATCAGATTAAAACAGAAGCAGTTCATAGCACCAATATTTATAATAGCTTATAACTAGAACC containing:
- the Cdc42 gene encoding cell division control protein 42 homolog isoform X1; its protein translation is MQTIKCVVVGDGAVGKTCLLISYTTNKFPSEYVPTVFDNYAVTVMIGGEPYTLGLFDTAGQEDYDRLRPLSYPQTDVFLVCFSVVSPSSFENVKEKWVPEITHHCPKTPFLLVGTQIDLRDDPSTIEKLAKNKQKPITPETAEKLARDLKAVKYVECSALTQKGLKNVFDEAILAALEPPEPKKSRRCVLL
- the Cdc42 gene encoding cell division control protein 42 homolog isoform X2, which codes for MQTIKCVVVGDGAVGKTCLLISYTTNKFPSEYVPTVFDNYAVTVMIGGEPYTLGLFDTAGQEDYDRLRPLSYPQTDVFLVCFSVVSPSSFENVKEKWVPEITHHCPKTPFLLVGTQIDLRDDPSTIEKLAKNKQKPITPETAEKLARDLKAVKYVECSALTQRGLKNVFDEAILAALEPPETQPKRKCCIF